CATTGTAAGTGGCTTGGTCATTTGATCACTCAGCGTCTATTTGGGAAGCAAGCCGCTAACAGAAAGAATCGCATAGCCTATCTAAGGCATCCGAGATAATGAATCCCTTCTTCCAAAACACGTCCTGCAGCCCCTACTACCGCACAGATCAACCCTGCACGCTAGGCAAACTTGTCAGCTACGCTGTCCCGGTGGAGAGCCCCGCCGACGTCGTCGCTGCCATCAACTTCACGCAGACGCACAATGTACGCCTCGTCATCAAGAACACGGGTCACGATTGGCTGGGAAAGTCGACCGGCACAGGCGGCCTCTCACTCTGGACGCATAATCTAAAGGCCAAGCAAGTTTTGAACTACACCAGCACGCACTACGCAGGTCCTGCTATCAAAGTGGGGGCTGGCGTTACGGGCGGCGAAGCACTCACTCACGCGAGCAAATCTGGATACAGGCTTGTCTCTGGAGATTGTCCAACAGTCGGTTATGCGGGGGGTTACTCGTCTGGCGGTGGTCACGGTCTACTCAACAGCGTGCATGGTCTCGCCGCAGACAACGTTCTCGAATGGGAAGTCGTCACTGCAGATGGCCGACATCTCATCGCCAGTCCAGAGCAAAACTCTGATCTTTACTGGGCCATGTCGGGCGGCGGCGGGGGAACCTTTGCCGTTGCACTAAGTATGACGGCCAGATTGCATCCTGACGGTATCGTTGGTGCGGCAAGTTTAAGCTTCAACGCCACATCCGCCCCAAGTAACACTTCCTTTGTATCTGCGCTGAACGCGTGGTGGAAATTCCTCCCTTCTCTCGTTGATGCGGGTGCAACACCTTCTTGGAACGTCTACACAGGTCACTTCCTCGTCCCCAATACTACTGCGCCCGGGAGAACAGCTGCAGACATGGACACGCTGTATTTACCCTATCTATCCGAACTCAAGCGCCTCAACATTCCCTACACTTATACTTCGTACTCAGCACCCAACTATTTCCAACATTACAATGACACAGACGGGCCACTCCCATACGGGCCCTATCAGGCATCCCAACTTTTCAACAGCCGTCTCATTCCCCGCAACATCTCGGACGACCCATCCGAACTAATCGCCACAATGCTATCAATGAGCGCTTTCGATCCAGCCGCAAACTGGCAGTTTGGATGCCTCGGCATAAATATCAATTCATCATCCATTTCCAATGCAGTAACCCCGCACTGGCGCTCTGCCATCGCTATTTGTCTAGAATTCAGCCTCTACAACTGGACCGTTCCGGAAGATGTCATGGTGAAGCGCAGGGTGGATTTGGCGGCTGTGATACATCCAGCAGTCGAAAAGGTGACGGTGGGAGGGGGTGCTTATTTAAATGAGGCGGATCCATTGGTCTATCCAGAGGGAGATAGTGCAAAGTGGCAGGAAGCGTTCTATGGGAGTACTTATGAGAGATTGAGGGAGGTGAAGAGGACATGGGATCCGAGGGGGGTGTTTTATTCGTATTCGGCTGTGGGCAGTGAGGACTGGGTGCAGGATGGGGAGGGAAGGTTATGTAGGGTATGAgggctgctgctgctgatgATGGGAAATGGAATGTATATCTACAGCTATCGTGGCACTCATCTTCTAGATACAATACCCATAGCTTTTGCTTCGTAGTAAGAATCAAtatcagactccgcaacaatcaatcgattgacatgattgattcctatataggttaaagaattacttcattaggcagcctttaacctagataggaatcaatcatgccgatccgattgattgttgcggagtctgatcAATATACCCTAGTCAAACCCTCTATATTCACCCTCAACGACTCCACACTTCTCACCCAATTCCCCGTCCCAAACCACCCCAGCTCACATCTTTCCCTCTTCCCCGCACTTAGCATATTCGTCCAACTCGCACTCAACAATCCATAGATATTATCGTTGCCGCACTCAGACACCCTCAGCTCCGCCGGCATCCCCAGCAACCACTTCATCGTCTCGAAATGATGCGTTATAGCCAGCACCAAAATCTTGATTTGAAGCGAGACTTCGTGAACAGGTAGCCCGGCGAGGTTAAGCTCAGGTAGAATCTGGAGGGTGGATGCAGCGGCGCTGGAAGAAGATGacggagaagaagaaagcgAATGCGTGATTAATTCGAGGGCAAGATTGGAGAGAAGGATGTTGAAGAGGTCGACGATGCGGAAGAAGCATGACGTTAGGTTGAGGACACAGAGGAAAGTGAGAGTTGGCGGGGAAGTAGTAGTGGTACTATCCTGATGTTGCTCGGCGCTATTACTGAGGTGTTGTAGGATATGAATATAAGCCTCTGTGATCTGTAACACGCCGCCGAGTGCGTCGGATATACTGGGGCAAGAGTTTTGCACCGAGGTGTCAGATGTGGTGGTTTGCCGGTGGAGGTGCGTGTTTAGTTGCCGGCAGAGTTCGAGGTTGAGCTGGGAGAGCTGCATA
This sequence is a window from Pyrenophora tritici-repentis strain M4 chromosome 4, whole genome shotgun sequence. Protein-coding genes within it:
- a CDS encoding GlcD, FAD/FMN-containing dehydrogenase; the protein is MVCLTTLLLLAPGVYAGAVFGRQEQAANSSCKAIPGDNTWPSQQAWGQLNQTIGGRLIETVPQAAICHPGGYAGLSQNQTACDSLKKEWDYPKAFLSKASEIMNPFFQNTSCSPYYRTDQPCTLGKLVSYAVPVESPADVVAAINFTQTHNVRLVIKNTGHDWLGKSTGTGGLSLWTHNLKAKQVLNYTSTHYAGPAIKVGAGVTGGEALTHASKSGYRLVSGDCPTVGYAGGYSSGGGHGLLNSVHGLAADNVLEWEVVTADGRHLIASPEQNSDLYWAMSGGGGGTFAVALSMTARLHPDGIVGAASLSFNATSAPSNTSFVSALNAWWKFLPSLVDAGATPSWNVYTGHFLVPNTTAPGRTAADMDTLYLPYLSELKRLNIPYTYTSYSAPNYFQHYNDTDGPLPYGPYQASQLFNSRLIPRNISDDPSELIATMLSMSAFDPAANWQFGCLGININSSSISNAVTPHWRSAIAICLEFSLYNWTVPEDVMVKRRVDLAAVIHPAVEKVTVGGGAYLNEADPLVYPEGDSAKWQEAFYGSTYERLREVKRTWDPRGVFYSYSAVGSEDWVQDGEGRLCRV